One genomic region from Pseudomonas hormoni encodes:
- a CDS encoding riboflavin synthase, protein MFTGIIESIGSIRALTPKGGDVRVHVETGKLDLSDVKLGDSIAVNGVCLTAVELPGNGFAADVSRETLDCTAMNDLKSGSPVNLEKALTPTTRLGGHLVSGHVDGVGEVVARTENARAVEFRIRAPKELAKYIAHKGSITVDGTSLTVNAVDGAEFLLTIIPHTLSETIMASYQPGRRVNLEVDLLARYLERLLLGDKAAEPTKSGNITESFLAANGYLKS, encoded by the coding sequence ATGTTTACCGGCATCATCGAATCCATCGGCAGTATTCGTGCATTGACCCCAAAAGGCGGAGATGTGCGGGTACACGTAGAAACCGGCAAGCTCGATCTGAGCGACGTCAAACTGGGCGACAGCATCGCGGTCAACGGCGTGTGCCTGACTGCCGTTGAATTGCCGGGCAATGGCTTTGCCGCGGACGTCAGTCGCGAAACCCTCGACTGCACCGCCATGAACGACCTGAAAAGCGGCAGCCCGGTCAACCTGGAAAAAGCCCTGACCCCGACCACTCGCCTCGGCGGGCATCTGGTCAGCGGTCACGTCGATGGCGTGGGCGAAGTGGTTGCCCGCACCGAGAATGCGCGCGCCGTGGAATTCCGCATCCGTGCGCCGAAGGAACTGGCCAAGTACATCGCCCATAAAGGCTCGATCACCGTCGACGGCACCAGCCTGACCGTGAATGCGGTCGATGGCGCCGAGTTCCTGCTGACCATCATTCCGCACACCCTGAGCGAAACCATCATGGCGTCTTATCAGCCAGGTCGCCGGGTGAATCTGGAAGTCGACTTGCTTGCCCGTTATCTGGAACGCCTGCTGTTGGGCGATAAGGCCGCAGAGCCTACGAAGTCCGGGAACATCACTGAAAGCTTTCTGGCCGCCAACGGCTACCTCAAATCCTGA
- the ribD gene encoding bifunctional diaminohydroxyphosphoribosylaminopyrimidine deaminase/5-amino-6-(5-phosphoribosylamino)uracil reductase RibD: MTTSPELAILDAHYMARALELARKGHYTTHPNPRVGCVIVKDGQIVGEGWHERTGEPHAEVHALRAAGDKARGATAYVTLEPCSHHGRTPPCADALVNAGVARVVAAMQDPNPSVAGRGMQRLAQAGIAIESGVLEGEARKLNQGFLKRMEHGLPFVRVKLAMSLDGRTAMESGESQWITGPAARSAVQRLRAQASVVLTGADTVLADNARLTVRADELGLDAGQTALAMSRPPLRVLIDGRLRVPLDAPFFKAGPALVATCMAIEEQYANGPECLIVAGEDGLVDLRKLLVELANRGVNEVLVEAGPRLAGAFAQQGLVDEFQIFIAGKFLGSSARPLLDWPLAQMKDAPELKITEIRAVGDDWRVIAIPAPAASV, translated from the coding sequence ATGACCACCTCCCCAGAACTTGCCATCCTCGACGCCCATTACATGGCCCGCGCCCTGGAACTGGCGCGCAAAGGCCATTACACGACACACCCCAACCCGCGTGTTGGCTGTGTGATCGTGAAGGACGGGCAGATTGTCGGCGAAGGCTGGCACGAGCGCACCGGCGAACCCCACGCCGAAGTCCACGCCCTGCGCGCCGCCGGTGACAAGGCCCGTGGCGCTACCGCTTACGTGACCCTCGAACCGTGCAGCCACCACGGCCGCACGCCGCCTTGCGCCGATGCGCTGGTGAATGCAGGCGTGGCACGCGTGGTCGCGGCGATGCAGGACCCGAACCCGTCGGTGGCCGGTCGCGGCATGCAGCGTCTGGCCCAGGCGGGCATCGCTATCGAAAGCGGCGTGCTGGAAGGGGAGGCGCGCAAGCTCAATCAAGGCTTCCTCAAACGCATGGAGCACGGGTTGCCGTTCGTGCGGGTCAAGTTGGCCATGAGCCTCGACGGCCGTACGGCGATGGAAAGCGGCGAGAGCCAATGGATCACCGGCCCGGCTGCACGCTCGGCGGTTCAACGCCTGCGCGCCCAGGCCAGCGTGGTGCTGACCGGCGCCGACACGGTGCTGGCGGACAACGCCCGTTTAACCGTGCGCGCTGACGAGTTGGGACTGGACGCCGGGCAAACCGCTTTGGCCATGAGCCGTCCGCCGCTTCGCGTGCTGATCGACGGCCGTCTGCGAGTGCCGCTGGACGCGCCGTTCTTCAAGGCCGGCCCGGCATTGGTCGCCACTTGCATGGCAATCGAAGAGCAATACGCCAACGGTCCGGAATGCCTGATCGTGGCGGGCGAGGATGGTTTGGTTGACCTGCGCAAGTTGCTGGTCGAACTGGCCAATCGCGGCGTCAATGAAGTGCTGGTCGAAGCGGGCCCGCGTCTGGCGGGTGCATTTGCCCAGCAAGGTCTGGTGGATGAATTCCAGATCTTCATCGCCGGCAAGTTCCTGGGTTCTTCAGCCCGGCCGCTGCTCGACTGGCCGCTGGCGCAGATGAAAGACGCGCCCGAGCTCAAAATCACCGAAATCCGCGCGGTTGGCGATGACTGGCGAGTCATTGCCATTCCTGCGCCAGCGGCGAGCGTATAA
- the nrdR gene encoding transcriptional regulator NrdR, translated as MHCPFCGANDTKVIDSRLVAEGEQVRRRRECLACGERFTTFETAELVLPRLIKTDGSRQPFDEEKLRAGMQRALEKRPVSVERLESSLVHIKHKLRATGEREVKSLVVGELVMAELQKLDEVAYIRFASVYRRFQDLNEFREEIDRLAREPVKE; from the coding sequence ATGCACTGTCCCTTCTGCGGTGCCAACGACACCAAGGTCATCGACTCGCGTCTGGTCGCCGAGGGCGAACAGGTGCGCCGCCGGCGCGAATGCCTGGCCTGCGGCGAGCGTTTCACGACGTTCGAAACCGCTGAACTGGTGTTGCCGCGCCTGATCAAAACCGATGGCAGCCGCCAGCCGTTCGACGAAGAAAAACTCCGTGCCGGCATGCAGCGTGCGCTGGAAAAGCGCCCGGTGAGTGTCGAGCGCCTCGAATCGTCGCTGGTGCACATCAAACACAAGCTGCGCGCCACCGGCGAGCGTGAGGTCAAGTCCCTCGTGGTCGGTGAACTGGTGATGGCCGAGCTGCAAAAGCTCGACGAAGTCGCCTACATTCGTTTCGCCTCCGTGTATCGGCGCTTCCAGGACCTCAACGAGTTCCGCGAAGAGATCGATCGCCTGGCCCGTGAGCCGGTGAAAGAATGA
- a CDS encoding YbaY family lipoprotein, protein MSLRPLVLLSLFSLLVACSSDAPKPQPPTPGPAPQAAQKKAKESANLGPLPAYQRELSGTLQGVPAGAEVELALLVIDEKDRPQQLLASSSLIGTNQVLPFHLRFNPESFPVGARVELRGRASQSGQLILHLPSQTITQPTTQVLGQLQFVKAP, encoded by the coding sequence ATGTCCCTCAGACCGCTCGTATTGCTCAGCCTTTTCAGCCTGTTGGTGGCCTGCAGCAGCGATGCACCCAAGCCCCAGCCGCCGACGCCAGGGCCTGCCCCGCAGGCGGCGCAGAAGAAAGCCAAAGAGTCCGCCAACCTCGGCCCGCTGCCCGCGTATCAGCGTGAATTGAGCGGCACCCTGCAAGGCGTGCCGGCCGGCGCCGAAGTCGAACTGGCGCTGCTGGTGATCGACGAAAAGGACCGCCCGCAGCAATTGCTCGCCAGTTCGAGCCTGATCGGCACCAATCAAGTGTTGCCGTTTCATCTGCGTTTCAACCCGGAATCTTTCCCGGTCGGCGCCCGCGTTGAACTGCGGGGTCGCGCCAGCCAGTCCGGCCAGCTGATTTTGCATCTGCCGTCACAGACCATTACACAGCCAACCACGCAGGTATTGGGTCAGCTGCAATTCGTCAAAGCGCCATGA